A section of the Glandiceps talaboti chromosome 8, keGlaTala1.1, whole genome shotgun sequence genome encodes:
- the LOC144439452 gene encoding uncharacterized protein LOC144439452: MSMISSLKGAFKAAIRTGKIKQVSQSLEDTILTPHMFGADLESFTTTAIRPDITIIDTTSHEVFLVEVSVPFDGHIDRCYTEKFDKYIPLSFEINNLGFFCRIVVIVIGSLGSVHKRVIPGFKLIGIPHQTKKWLARYLSVSAAIGSFRTWQRRCKDMNV, from the coding sequence ATGAGTATGATATCCAGTCTGAAGGGAGCTTTCAAAGCAGCAATACGGACGGGGAAAATCAAGCAAGTGTCACAGTCGCTCGAAGACACTATTTTAACTCCACACATGTTTGGAGCAGATTTAGAATCATTCACAACTACAGCAATAAGACCTGACATAACCATTATTGATACAACTAGCCATGAAGTTTTCCTAGTTGAAGTTTCAGTTCCATTTGATGGTCACATCGACAGGTGTTATACagagaaatttgataaatacatACCACTCTCTTTTGAAATTAATAACCTAGGGTTCTTTTGTAGAATCGTTGTCATAGTGATCGGCAGTTTAGGATCAGTTCACAAACGTGTAATACCTGGTTTTAAGTTGATTGGCATCCCGCATCAAACCAAGAAGTGGTTAGCACGATACCTGAGTGTTAGTGCTGCTATAGGCTCTTTCAGAACATGGCAAAGAAGATGTAAGGACATGAATGTGTAA